Proteins encoded by one window of Salmonirosea aquatica:
- a CDS encoding T9SS type A sorting domain-containing protein: MANLSYAPQPPGNITENDNRSTTASVTGAPNPVSLISFTAQKEAQTAVLSWATAEEVNSDRFEVEHSLNGKNWQMIGSVAARGNSKNTQWYTFTDANPADGSNLYRLRMVDRDGTFDYTRARSLEFDIKLETALYPNPVSERLLLKAGDLSQIRRVELYNASGKSVLESDSVTASGIDVKGLPTGFYVVRVTRTNGSTDTFKVLKQ; this comes from the coding sequence GTGGCCAACCTTTCGTACGCCCCCCAGCCCCCAGGCAACATTACCGAGAATGACAACCGCTCGACCACGGCAAGCGTCACGGGTGCCCCGAACCCCGTTTCCCTGATCAGCTTCACCGCCCAGAAGGAGGCCCAGACGGCCGTCCTGAGCTGGGCCACGGCCGAGGAGGTCAACAGCGACCGCTTCGAGGTGGAACACAGCCTCAACGGCAAGAACTGGCAGATGATCGGCAGCGTTGCCGCCAGAGGCAACAGCAAGAACACGCAGTGGTACACCTTCACGGACGCCAACCCGGCCGACGGCTCCAACCTCTACCGGCTGCGGATGGTGGATAGGGACGGTACCTTCGATTATACCCGCGCCAGGAGCCTGGAATTCGACATCAAGCTCGAGACGGCGCTGTACCCCAACCCCGTGTCCGAGCGGCTGCTTTTGAAGGCGGGCGACCTGAGCCAGATCCGCCGGGTGGAGCTCTACAACGCGTCTGGGAAAAGCGTGCTGGAGTCGGACAGCGTTACCGCCAGCGGCATCGATGTGAAGGGCCTGCCCACGGGCTTCTATGTGGTCAGGGTTACGCGTACCAATGGCAGTACGGACACATTCAAGGTTCTGAAGCAGTAG
- a CDS encoding sialate O-acetylesterase, with product MKRFLLPLILALILCVPRIQAGIIITSPAQHTVIQRDQDNQGRLQISGIYTIPYQTLEARLISLPEQSEGTGTWVPLDVPGQQGIFLGTLVAPGGWYRLEVRGIMPDNEVDTVSVQPVGIGEVFLVAGHSNAMGLPDLGAKSPSERVISFNALNKYLNGDNITVAPDIPMPIPHFEPLKAENRIFPSGESAWYWGELGAKLVARLGVPVLFMNAGWAAANSINWRESAEGRNTLNIYVGKDWPNRQPYSNLINTLRSYHSWLGLRGILWFHGENDAAHLKISQADYYNNLHRMFQIARHDFGYPLNWVVALCSVSFIIDPYLPVLDAQIQLAAELGNWRGPYTDTIQVPRPDHGHFENVPGGTQGLTQMAQAWNRALSDTFFAQRPAYTPTAFINTGLVPREAAPGQSFLLPYEVIGQIPDTAKIAVQLLDSQGNFLATVGSGLQSPVRVTLPTPLPVGGYRLRVVAQNPVLVGTASEVLTLKNGLGTPQVIRSLEARVLDHSIEIHALAAPTPGTLSITLERSDDRAAFQAVGTVPAFADDRSSQLYSFIDTNPSPQTAYYRIRLDYPDGTSQYSPLVAVFRGETPSVLTAFPNPASSGAPIYLRTDFEEPFRYQLFNAQGQLIPAEIGDSGIRGLSVLQTPNLLPPGVYLLKTERNGTRQTQRIMVR from the coding sequence ATGAAACGATTTCTCCTGCCGCTAATTCTTGCATTAATACTCTGTGTACCTCGCATCCAGGCGGGGATTATTATCACTTCCCCTGCCCAACATACCGTAATTCAACGGGACCAGGACAATCAGGGGCGGCTACAGATCAGTGGGATCTATACTATTCCGTACCAAACCCTGGAAGCCCGGCTTATTTCGCTTCCCGAGCAATCGGAAGGTACAGGTACCTGGGTACCTTTAGATGTTCCCGGGCAGCAGGGAATTTTTCTAGGTACGCTGGTAGCACCCGGAGGCTGGTACCGGCTGGAAGTCAGGGGTATTATGCCAGATAATGAAGTAGATACGGTTTCGGTGCAGCCCGTAGGTATTGGGGAGGTGTTCCTGGTGGCCGGGCACTCCAACGCCATGGGGTTGCCTGATCTGGGCGCCAAATCTCCCTCCGAACGGGTGATATCCTTCAATGCTCTGAACAAATACCTCAACGGCGATAACATCACCGTAGCGCCGGACATCCCGATGCCGATTCCACATTTTGAGCCACTCAAAGCCGAGAACCGGATTTTTCCCTCGGGCGAATCGGCCTGGTACTGGGGAGAACTGGGCGCGAAGCTGGTGGCACGGCTGGGGGTACCCGTCCTGTTTATGAATGCCGGCTGGGCGGCAGCCAATTCGATCAACTGGCGCGAGAGCGCCGAAGGCCGCAACACGCTGAACATCTATGTAGGTAAGGATTGGCCCAACCGGCAGCCCTATTCAAATCTCATCAATACGCTGCGCTCCTACCACTCGTGGCTGGGCCTCCGGGGGATACTTTGGTTTCACGGAGAAAATGACGCCGCCCATCTTAAAATTTCGCAAGCCGACTATTACAACAATCTGCATCGGATGTTCCAAATCGCCCGGCACGATTTCGGGTATCCCCTCAACTGGGTGGTGGCGCTATGTTCGGTGAGTTTTATCATCGATCCCTATCTGCCCGTACTCGATGCCCAAATTCAGCTTGCTGCCGAACTAGGCAACTGGCGCGGTCCCTACACCGACACGATTCAGGTACCCCGCCCCGATCACGGGCACTTCGAGAATGTCCCGGGAGGTACACAGGGCCTCACCCAAATGGCTCAGGCCTGGAACCGGGCGCTGTCCGATACATTCTTCGCGCAGCGGCCGGCCTACACTCCTACGGCCTTCATCAATACCGGCTTGGTACCGCGGGAGGCAGCGCCGGGCCAGTCTTTCCTGCTGCCTTATGAAGTGATTGGCCAAATACCGGATACCGCCAAAATCGCTGTCCAATTGCTGGATTCTCAGGGAAATTTCCTGGCGACAGTCGGCTCCGGCCTGCAAAGTCCGGTGCGCGTAACCCTACCTACCCCCTTGCCCGTGGGCGGCTACCGACTCCGGGTGGTGGCACAAAATCCTGTTCTGGTGGGAACGGCCTCGGAAGTTCTGACCCTAAAAAACGGCTTGGGTACCCCCCAGGTGATCCGGTCGCTGGAAGCGCGGGTGCTGGATCATTCCATCGAGATACACGCCTTGGCAGCCCCCACCCCAGGTACCTTATCGATTACCCTGGAACGCAGCGACGACCGCGCGGCTTTCCAGGCGGTGGGCACGGTTCCCGCTTTTGCGGATGACCGTTCGTCGCAGCTGTATTCTTTTATTGATACAAACCCTTCCCCCCAAACCGCCTACTACCGCATTCGGCTGGATTATCCTGATGGCACCAGCCAGTATTCGCCGCTGGTGGCCGTTTTTCGGGGCGAAACGCCGTCGGTGCTTACTGCTTTTCCCAATCCGGCATCGTCCGGTGCTCCCATTTACCTGCGTACCGATTTTGAAGAACCATTCCGTTACCAGCTGTTCAACGCGCAAGGGCAGCTTATACCCGCCGAGATCGGCGACAGTGGCATCCGTGGGCTATCCGTTTTACAGACTCCGAACCTTCTGCCGCCGGGTGTATATTTATTAAAAACAGAACGGAATGGGACGAGGCAAACCCAGCGGATCATGGTCCGTTAA
- a CDS encoding TetR/AcrR family transcriptional regulator — translation MTGKKAKEETDSSTEEKIKSAARTIFHKKGFAATRTRDIAEEAGLNLALLNYYFRSKQKLFDLIMLESMQQFLTSMTGMFNDRETSLEKKIELLVSNYIDLLTEEPDIPLFILSELRNNPQELVSKIKVKEVLMKSYLMKQLQQAVEEGIIAPINPLHFIMNIMGLTVFPFIAKPILSHLGDLSDEDFNRLVEQRKALVPKWVKAIMAVG, via the coding sequence ATGACCGGAAAGAAAGCCAAGGAGGAAACTGATTCCAGTACGGAGGAGAAAATCAAGAGCGCGGCGCGGACGATTTTTCATAAAAAAGGCTTCGCCGCTACCCGAACCCGGGACATTGCTGAGGAAGCGGGCTTGAACCTCGCCTTGCTCAATTACTATTTCCGGAGCAAGCAAAAGCTCTTCGACCTGATCATGCTGGAAAGTATGCAGCAATTCTTGACGTCCATGACGGGCATGTTCAATGATCGCGAAACGTCACTGGAAAAAAAAATTGAACTGCTGGTCAGTAATTACATCGACCTGCTGACCGAAGAACCGGACATTCCGCTATTCATTCTGAGTGAGTTGAGGAATAATCCGCAGGAACTCGTATCCAAAATAAAGGTGAAAGAAGTTTTGATGAAATCGTACCTGATGAAACAGTTGCAACAGGCCGTGGAAGAGGGTATAATCGCGCCCATCAATCCTCTGCATTTTATCATGAATATCATGGGCCTGACCGTTTTCCCGTTCATCGCCAAGCCCATTCTTTCTCATTTGGGAGACCTGTCGGATGAGGACTTTAATCGCCTGGTAGAGCAGCGGAAAGCGCTGGTTCCGAAGTGGGTAAAAGCGATCATGGCTGTGGGGTAG
- a CDS encoding beta-galactosidase trimerization domain-containing protein — translation MQRRDFIQISTLSVAGLLAIRPDCKGTPPLKGIAIIDPAGVAGSNQGSSYPSEATAGAAVMLRESGLSFEVVNQTAHFSSYKVLILPDSVLFSPIFTKKIETYLQQGGAMLASWRSGLTPDGAQFATPAFGIQRVGEAPYSPDFIDTRNSEIGQNLASSELVMYLRGIEVRPSNATVLAPTLPPVVGTDHYPAVTENGKVIYFMHPIFTQYHRSAPRWCRRLVLNALDRLAPDVAASKTGGIHPGIVS, via the coding sequence ATGCAGCGTCGCGATTTCATTCAAATCAGTACCCTTAGCGTGGCCGGGCTCCTGGCCATTCGACCCGATTGTAAGGGTACCCCTCCCCTTAAAGGTATCGCCATAATCGATCCCGCAGGGGTCGCTGGAAGCAATCAAGGCAGTTCGTACCCGTCGGAAGCCACTGCGGGTGCCGCCGTAATGCTGCGGGAAAGCGGGCTTTCGTTCGAGGTTGTCAATCAGACCGCCCACTTTTCTTCGTACAAAGTACTTATTCTTCCCGATAGCGTACTGTTCAGCCCTATTTTTACGAAAAAAATCGAGACCTACCTACAGCAGGGCGGAGCCATGCTGGCCTCCTGGCGGTCGGGCTTGACACCCGATGGCGCGCAGTTTGCGACGCCTGCTTTTGGCATTCAACGGGTAGGAGAAGCTCCGTACAGTCCCGATTTTATCGACACCAGAAACAGTGAAATTGGGCAGAATCTGGCGAGCAGCGAACTAGTCATGTACCTTAGAGGTATCGAAGTACGACCCAGCAATGCTACGGTACTGGCCCCTACCCTGCCTCCTGTTGTGGGCACAGACCACTACCCCGCCGTTACAGAAAACGGGAAAGTCATCTACTTCATGCACCCGATTTTCACCCAATACCACCGAAGCGCTCCCCGCTGGTGCCGGCGACTAGTACTAAATGCCCTGGATAGACTTGCACCGGACGTTGCCGCATCTAAAACTGGCGGCATCCACCCGGGAATCGTGAGCTGA
- a CDS encoding lasso RiPP family leader peptide-containing protein, translating to MNAYTSKNATTPGGKKSYVKPTLKKIGSVARLTLKGGSQTDAFSTYTP from the coding sequence ATGAACGCATATACATCCAAGAACGCAACGACGCCCGGGGGCAAGAAGTCATACGTGAAGCCGACGCTGAAGAAGATCGGCTCGGTGGCCAGGCTGACGCTGAAAGGTGGATCGCAGACCGATGCCTTTTCTACCTATACGCCTTAA
- a CDS encoding anti-sigma factor, producing the protein MNTRDYIESGILEEYVLGAVSSQERQEVECLSKVYPEVKAELTRLEETLEQYALLHQTPVPARLKNDIFAQMTFGSIAEPQEAADIQETYVRPMPGGSTEIQPGPTAAVRPLWAMMAVAASVLLAIFAGWAAYQMSQTRAQNDQLAAEMSELRQRAEYNEALAANYRNPDVKVVRMPGLDKAPESIVVALWNQKTNDVLLDVQNLPVAPAGKQYQLWTIVDGKPVDMGMLDQEFSNRLLHMKSSSPNAVAFAITLEKEGGSPNPTMEEMYVMGKV; encoded by the coding sequence ATGAATACCCGAGACTACATAGAGTCAGGCATACTAGAAGAATATGTGCTGGGTGCAGTTTCTTCCCAGGAGAGGCAAGAGGTTGAATGCCTGTCCAAAGTTTACCCAGAGGTAAAAGCGGAGTTGACTCGTTTGGAAGAAACACTCGAACAGTACGCGCTGCTGCACCAAACTCCGGTTCCAGCCCGGTTGAAGAACGATATTTTTGCCCAGATGACATTTGGCTCCATAGCTGAACCCCAGGAAGCTGCTGATATCCAGGAAACCTACGTGAGGCCTATGCCGGGCGGAAGTACGGAAATCCAGCCCGGGCCTACTGCGGCGGTGCGTCCTCTATGGGCCATGATGGCCGTAGCCGCATCGGTGCTTCTGGCAATTTTTGCCGGTTGGGCAGCCTACCAGATGAGCCAGACCCGTGCACAGAACGACCAGCTGGCCGCCGAAATGTCGGAGCTGAGGCAACGTGCCGAGTACAACGAAGCCCTGGCGGCCAACTATCGCAATCCAGACGTGAAGGTGGTCAGAATGCCGGGTCTTGATAAAGCGCCCGAAAGCATCGTGGTGGCCCTGTGGAATCAGAAAACCAACGACGTACTGCTGGACGTACAGAATCTGCCCGTTGCTCCCGCCGGGAAGCAGTACCAGCTATGGACGATTGTGGATGGTAAACCCGTGGATATGGGGATGCTCGATCAGGAATTTTCCAACCGGCTGCTCCATATGAAATCCAGCAGCCCCAACGCCGTGGCCTTTGCGATTACCTTAGAGAAAGAAGGCGGAAGCCCCAATCCGACCATGGAAGAAATGTATGTGATGGGTAAGGTGTAG
- a CDS encoding TolC family protein, whose translation MNTWKKQLATKIIKAVGCQLIIFGLMVPRISAQVLTLEGCYTLVRQNYPMVKQRALIEKMRDFTVSNAAKGTLPQLSVGGQATYQSAVTRIPIEVPGLDIPTLSKDQYKIFGEISQSLTDGPVVSQQKELARVSAAAETQKVEVELYKLRERVNQLFFGILLLEAQIKQTELLENDIRVGLNKTEAAIANGTALKSNADILNAELLKTEQRRIELRANRQGYADMLALLINQPVEESTVLETPPVPGLSPDINRPELGLYEVQQKSFEVQNRLLSARLNPRLSLFVQGGYGRPALNLLSNTFDFYALGGVRLNWNLNAFYTLKNDRELLTINRSTVDLQRETFLFNTRISLKQQGSEINKYQALIDTDNRIIALRDQVKTTANTQLEFGTLTVNDYLTYLNAEDQARQNLLLHQIQLLMAQYAYAVTTGN comes from the coding sequence ATGAATACGTGGAAAAAGCAGCTCGCCACTAAAATCATAAAAGCCGTTGGCTGTCAGCTAATAATCTTCGGCCTGATGGTACCTAGGATTTCGGCTCAGGTGCTGACGCTGGAAGGATGCTATACGTTGGTCCGGCAGAACTATCCGATGGTAAAACAACGGGCGCTCATCGAAAAAATGCGGGACTTTACAGTAAGCAATGCCGCTAAAGGTACCCTGCCGCAGCTGAGCGTGGGCGGGCAGGCGACCTACCAATCGGCGGTGACCCGGATTCCGATCGAGGTACCCGGCCTGGACATACCTACCCTCAGCAAGGATCAATACAAGATTTTTGGGGAAATCAGCCAGTCGCTGACCGACGGGCCGGTCGTAAGCCAACAAAAGGAACTGGCGCGCGTGAGTGCCGCCGCCGAAACTCAGAAAGTGGAAGTGGAACTCTATAAGCTCAGGGAGCGGGTGAACCAGCTTTTCTTCGGCATTTTGCTCTTGGAAGCGCAGATTAAGCAAACGGAATTGCTGGAAAACGACATCAGGGTAGGTCTGAATAAAACCGAAGCCGCCATTGCCAACGGCACCGCCCTAAAAAGTAACGCCGATATTCTGAACGCCGAACTGTTGAAAACCGAGCAGCGGCGCATCGAGTTGCGGGCCAATCGCCAGGGGTACGCGGATATGCTGGCGCTGCTGATCAACCAGCCTGTGGAGGAAAGCACGGTGCTGGAAACCCCACCCGTGCCCGGACTTTCGCCGGATATAAACCGTCCTGAACTGGGTTTATACGAAGTACAGCAAAAGAGTTTCGAGGTACAGAACCGGCTGCTTTCGGCCCGGCTCAATCCGCGGCTTAGCTTGTTCGTGCAGGGTGGCTATGGCCGTCCTGCGCTCAATCTGCTGAGCAATACCTTCGATTTTTATGCCTTGGGCGGGGTACGTCTCAACTGGAACTTAAACGCATTTTATACCCTGAAAAACGACCGTGAACTGTTGACCATCAACCGCAGCACCGTTGATTTACAGCGCGAAACGTTTTTGTTCAACACCCGTATTTCGCTGAAGCAACAAGGTAGCGAGATAAATAAATATCAAGCCCTGATCGATACCGATAACCGGATTATCGCCCTCCGCGACCAGGTGAAAACCACCGCCAACACCCAACTGGAATTCGGGACGCTGACGGTCAATGATTACCTCACCTACCTGAATGCCGAGGATCAGGCCCGCCAGAATTTGCTGCTCCATCAGATCCAGCTATTGATGGCGCAGTACGCGTACGCGGTGACGACGGGAAATTGA
- a CDS encoding HlyD family secretion protein, producing the protein MSSKKLKQCTKLLAISSQLLAVLLFSCNKDENDFDASGAFEAEETIISAEAAGALLQFAIEEGQVLEKGQVVGYIDSTQLFLKKKQLEAQVKATRSRTPDIQAQTGFYAQQAAVSQSRLNNLLKEQQRFESLVKADAATQKQLDDINAQVDEAQKELLVISRQKEAQVSALRTQSSSLSSDVLPLRAQIDQLNDQLAKCRIVNPMKGTVLTQYAEANEMASPGKPLYKIADLSTMILRAYITGNQLPVVKLNQKVTVLTDDGKGGYLQTQGTIIWINDKAEFTPKTIQTKDERANMVYATKIKVPNDGTFKIGMYGEVKF; encoded by the coding sequence ATGTCCTCCAAAAAACTCAAACAATGTACCAAGCTATTAGCGATTAGTTCTCAGCTACTAGCTGTCCTGTTATTTTCCTGTAACAAAGATGAGAACGACTTCGATGCCTCGGGAGCGTTTGAAGCGGAGGAAACCATCATCTCGGCGGAAGCCGCCGGTGCGCTTCTGCAATTTGCTATTGAAGAGGGGCAGGTGCTGGAAAAAGGGCAGGTGGTAGGGTACATTGACAGCACACAGCTGTTCCTGAAAAAGAAGCAACTGGAAGCCCAGGTGAAAGCTACCCGCAGCCGCACGCCCGACATACAAGCCCAAACGGGTTTTTATGCCCAGCAGGCTGCCGTATCCCAAAGTAGGCTCAACAATCTGTTGAAAGAACAGCAACGATTTGAAAGTCTGGTGAAAGCCGATGCCGCCACCCAAAAGCAACTCGACGACATCAACGCCCAGGTCGATGAAGCGCAGAAAGAACTGCTGGTTATCAGTCGTCAGAAAGAAGCGCAGGTATCGGCCCTGCGCACGCAGTCGTCGTCGCTGAGTAGCGATGTGCTGCCCTTGCGGGCGCAGATCGACCAGCTGAATGACCAACTCGCCAAGTGCCGGATCGTGAACCCCATGAAAGGTACCGTGCTGACGCAATACGCCGAGGCTAACGAAATGGCCTCGCCCGGTAAGCCGCTTTACAAAATCGCCGACCTGTCTACTATGATTCTGCGGGCTTACATCACGGGCAACCAGTTGCCAGTGGTCAAATTGAACCAAAAAGTGACGGTACTGACCGACGATGGCAAAGGGGGGTACCTTCAGACTCAGGGTACTATTATCTGGATCAACGATAAGGCAGAATTTACGCCCAAAACCATCCAGACCAAAGACGAACGCGCCAACATGGTGTACGCCACCAAAATCAAGGTACCCAACGACGGTACCTTCAAGATTGGCATGTACGGAGAAGTTAAGTTTTAG
- a CDS encoding RNA polymerase sigma factor, with the protein MATQRPNYSEEDLVESLKQNDRVAFEYLYDHYSGALFNVICKVLRDNEKAEDVLQDAFLKIWKSITSYDPAKGRLFTWMLNIARNSAIDAVRSEGRKPGMDDITENPDRTDQNATYQPSTSTLDLKALVDTLRPERKVLVDLVYFQGYTQEEASKELDIPLGTVKSRIRTALQDLKLYFKL; encoded by the coding sequence TTGGCGACCCAAAGACCCAACTATTCGGAAGAAGACCTGGTAGAATCGCTTAAACAGAATGATCGCGTAGCATTTGAGTATCTATACGACCATTACTCCGGAGCTCTGTTTAATGTGATTTGCAAGGTTTTACGAGACAATGAGAAAGCGGAAGATGTCTTACAGGACGCTTTTCTAAAGATTTGGAAAAGCATTACGTCCTATGACCCTGCCAAAGGAAGGCTGTTCACCTGGATGCTGAACATAGCACGGAATAGTGCTATTGACGCCGTCAGGTCGGAGGGCCGGAAACCGGGTATGGATGACATTACCGAGAACCCCGACCGTACGGACCAAAACGCGACGTACCAACCCTCCACCTCTACGTTAGATCTGAAAGCACTGGTTGACACCCTGCGCCCCGAACGTAAAGTTCTGGTTGATTTGGTGTACTTCCAGGGCTATACCCAGGAGGAAGCGTCCAAAGAACTGGACATCCCTCTGGGTACCGTTAAATCGCGCATTCGGACCGCGTTGCAGGATCTTAAACTTTATTTTAAACTATGA
- a CDS encoding metallophosphoesterase: protein MKRRTFLKGIAAAGGAGVITGLYTWQVEPFWLEFTQHPMPVRNLPEELVGKTLMQISDTHVGTRFPRSYLVESFQKAQAMNPDFVVYTGDFVNYEDKSQFDQLSEVYDHAVHGKLGTLGILGNHDYGKDWREDQVADRVTDIVTGKGIQILRNQQATVRGLNIVGLDDYWATNFKPESVLSGLDPNLPHVVLCHNPDVTDLPVWNGYRGWILSGHTHGGQCKPPFLRAPLLPVNNKRYDQGRKDLEDGRTLYINRALGHLIQVRFNVRPEITVFTLERG from the coding sequence TTGAAAAGAAGAACCTTCTTAAAAGGAATAGCAGCGGCGGGCGGGGCCGGAGTGATTACCGGCCTGTATACCTGGCAAGTAGAACCTTTCTGGCTGGAATTTACCCAGCACCCGATGCCGGTCCGCAACTTACCGGAGGAGCTCGTGGGCAAAACGCTCATGCAAATCAGTGACACGCATGTAGGTACCCGCTTTCCCCGTAGCTACCTCGTCGAGTCGTTTCAGAAAGCCCAGGCCATGAATCCCGATTTTGTGGTGTACACGGGCGATTTTGTGAATTATGAAGACAAATCCCAGTTTGATCAGCTCAGCGAGGTGTATGACCACGCCGTGCACGGCAAGCTAGGTACCCTGGGGATTCTGGGTAACCACGATTATGGCAAAGATTGGCGGGAAGATCAGGTGGCCGATCGCGTAACGGACATCGTGACGGGGAAGGGAATCCAGATATTACGGAACCAGCAGGCTACCGTCAGAGGTCTCAATATCGTCGGGCTAGATGATTATTGGGCGACCAATTTTAAACCTGAATCGGTACTCAGCGGCCTCGATCCCAACCTACCCCACGTAGTCCTCTGCCACAACCCCGACGTGACCGACCTACCCGTCTGGAATGGCTACCGGGGCTGGATTTTGTCGGGCCACACCCACGGCGGACAGTGCAAGCCGCCCTTTTTGCGCGCACCTTTATTGCCGGTAAATAACAAACGGTACGACCAGGGGCGGAAGGACTTGGAAGATGGACGTACGCTGTATATCAATCGGGCGCTGGGGCATCTGATTCAGGTGCGCTTCAACGTCAGGCCGGAAATTACCGTATTTACGTTGGAGCGTGGGTAG
- a CDS encoding metal-dependent hydrolase family protein, which yields MRNFTLGLLCILLSLGTTHAQRTLLHCGNLLDVNKGEMRPEMTVIVEKNKITAVEKGYAQAKSGDKVVDLKKSYVLPGLIDMHVHLESETRRGGAYDRYTQNPPDVAFQAAKYAKTTLMAGFTTVRDLGGSGVNVALRNAINKGIVDGPRIFTAGKTIATTGGHADPTNGYRRDLMGDPGPLEGVINGVDDARKAVRQRYKDGSDLIKITATGGVLSNAKDGQGPQFTEEEVKAIVETAKDYGFTVAAHAHGAEGMKRAIRGGVQTIEHGTLMDDETIELFKQYGTYYVPTIIAGRTAADSARIMGYYPPLVTPKALAIGPKIQATFAKAYKAGVNIAFGTDAGVYPHGYNAKEFEYMVEGGMPAAEAIRSATVTNAMLLGMSDSLGSLEINKLADLVAVEANPLQNVKTLQNVTFVMKDGVIYKNKN from the coding sequence ATGAGAAACTTTACGCTGGGATTACTCTGCATTCTCCTCAGTCTGGGCACCACCCACGCCCAACGTACGCTGCTGCACTGTGGAAACCTACTCGATGTCAATAAGGGAGAGATGCGTCCCGAGATGACGGTCATTGTCGAAAAGAATAAGATTACCGCGGTTGAAAAAGGGTACGCTCAGGCAAAATCGGGCGATAAAGTCGTCGATCTTAAAAAGAGTTACGTACTGCCTGGCCTGATTGACATGCACGTGCACCTGGAAAGCGAAACCCGCCGCGGCGGTGCCTACGACCGCTATACCCAGAATCCGCCCGATGTAGCGTTCCAGGCGGCCAAATATGCCAAGACTACCCTCATGGCAGGCTTCACCACCGTCCGCGACCTGGGAGGCAGCGGCGTGAATGTAGCCCTGCGCAATGCCATCAACAAAGGCATTGTCGATGGCCCCCGCATTTTTACAGCGGGCAAGACCATCGCCACCACCGGCGGCCATGCCGACCCCACCAACGGCTACCGCCGCGACCTCATGGGCGACCCCGGCCCACTGGAAGGAGTGATCAATGGCGTGGACGATGCCCGCAAGGCGGTGCGGCAGCGCTACAAGGATGGCTCCGACCTGATCAAGATTACCGCCACCGGGGGGGTACTTTCCAACGCCAAGGATGGTCAGGGACCGCAGTTTACGGAAGAAGAAGTGAAGGCTATTGTAGAGACTGCCAAGGACTATGGCTTCACTGTGGCCGCCCACGCCCATGGAGCCGAAGGCATGAAGCGGGCCATCCGGGGCGGGGTGCAGACGATTGAACACGGTACCCTAATGGATGATGAGACTATAGAACTGTTCAAGCAGTATGGTACCTACTATGTACCTACCATCATCGCCGGGCGCACCGCCGCCGATTCGGCCCGGATTATGGGATATTACCCTCCCCTGGTGACGCCCAAGGCGCTGGCCATCGGGCCCAAAATCCAAGCCACATTTGCCAAAGCGTATAAAGCCGGAGTCAATATTGCTTTCGGTACCGATGCGGGGGTTTATCCGCATGGCTACAATGCCAAGGAATTCGAGTATATGGTGGAGGGCGGTATGCCGGCGGCGGAGGCGATCCGGTCGGCCACGGTGACCAATGCCATGCTGCTGGGTATGAGCGACTCGCTGGGCAGTCTGGAAATCAATAAACTGGCCGATCTCGTAGCCGTGGAAGCTAATCCTCTCCAAAATGTTAAAACGCTGCAAAATGTAACGTTTGTCATGAAAGACGGCGTAATCTATAAGAATAAAAACTAG